A stretch of the Nitratifractor salsuginis DSM 16511 genome encodes the following:
- the napH gene encoding quinol dehydrogenase ferredoxin subunit NapH gives MKWSNIKYLILRRIVQIGLLVLYFMGSWYGWKVLQGDLSTSLVLGKIPLSDPFAVLQIFATGAVVGVNVLIGAAIITLFYAIIGGRAFCSWVCPVNMITDLAAWLRRKLLIDRIERKIWISRNVRYYMIVLALIVSAVTGLAAFEIVSPITIFNRNVVFGIQVVEGSVGFALGAGIGLLVAIFLFDLFAVKNGWCGHICPLGGVYSVIGKYSLIRVKHNSDNCTLCMKCKNVCPEVEVLGMIGKRSEFVSKGECTNCGRCVDVCDDEALGFELRNFLAK, from the coding sequence ATGAAGTGGAGTAATATCAAATACCTCATTCTTCGCCGGATTGTCCAGATCGGACTGCTCGTGCTCTATTTCATGGGAAGCTGGTACGGCTGGAAAGTGCTTCAGGGGGATCTCTCCACCTCGTTGGTGCTGGGCAAAATCCCTCTGAGCGATCCCTTCGCCGTGTTGCAAATTTTTGCGACCGGTGCGGTCGTGGGGGTCAATGTCCTCATCGGAGCGGCGATCATCACGCTCTTCTATGCCATCATCGGCGGACGGGCTTTCTGCAGTTGGGTCTGCCCGGTCAATATGATCACCGATCTGGCGGCGTGGCTGCGTCGGAAGCTCCTAATCGACCGAATCGAACGGAAGATTTGGATCTCCCGCAATGTGCGCTATTACATGATCGTTCTGGCGCTTATCGTTTCGGCGGTCACAGGTCTGGCGGCCTTCGAGATCGTCAGTCCCATCACGATCTTCAACCGGAACGTTGTCTTCGGGATCCAGGTCGTCGAAGGGTCCGTGGGCTTCGCTCTGGGGGCCGGGATCGGTCTGCTGGTGGCGATCTTTCTTTTTGACCTTTTTGCGGTCAAGAACGGATGGTGCGGTCACATCTGCCCCCTGGGCGGTGTCTACTCCGTGATTGGGAAGTACAGTCTGATCCGGGTCAAGCACAACAGTGACAACTGCACCCTCTGTATGAAATGTAAAAATGTCTGTCCCGAGGTGGAAGTCCTGGGAATGATCGGAAAACGGAGCGAATTTGTCTCCAAGGGTGAATGCACCAACTGCGGCCGCTGTGTCGACGTCTGCGATGACGAGGCGCTGGGCTTTGAGTTGAGGAATTTCTTAGCAAAATAA
- the napG gene encoding ferredoxin-type protein NapG: protein MGEKAKKVTISSRRRFLTDFAYATGLGIMGGLLWAGYAEKAKSSPLTLRPPAALDEPDFLKTCIKCGLCAEACFNRPSNIDRDTGEPRPGTIKMARAQDDVTIGTPFFIPRDVPCYMCDDIPCVVACPTGALDLTKVTNPKTGELDYTMMDMGLAVVDQNSCIAFWGLQCDACYRACPLMDKALRLEYDKNERTGKHAFLKPVVDMHACTGCGLCEKACVTEKPAIRVLPREIALGKPGAHYVKGWDKKDQQRVKERVGKDVTTHDKRSAKNPMDYLNKGVEY, encoded by the coding sequence AAAGTGACGATCAGCTCCCGGCGGAGGTTCCTGACGGATTTCGCCTATGCCACGGGATTGGGGATCATGGGGGGATTGCTCTGGGCCGGCTATGCCGAAAAAGCCAAGAGCTCCCCACTGACACTCCGACCTCCCGCGGCGCTGGATGAGCCTGATTTTCTCAAGACCTGCATCAAGTGCGGTCTTTGTGCCGAGGCCTGTTTCAATCGCCCCAGCAATATCGACCGGGATACGGGCGAGCCCCGTCCCGGAACGATCAAGATGGCCAGAGCCCAGGACGATGTGACCATCGGGACTCCCTTTTTCATTCCCAGGGATGTCCCCTGTTATATGTGTGACGATATCCCCTGTGTCGTGGCGTGCCCGACGGGCGCGCTGGATCTGACCAAAGTCACCAACCCCAAAACGGGGGAGCTGGACTATACGATGATGGATATGGGGCTGGCGGTCGTCGATCAAAACTCCTGCATCGCCTTCTGGGGCCTGCAGTGTGACGCCTGCTACCGCGCCTGTCCTCTGATGGACAAAGCTTTGCGCCTGGAATACGACAAAAACGAGCGCACCGGCAAACACGCCTTTCTCAAACCGGTGGTGGATATGCACGCCTGCACCGGCTGCGGATTGTGCGAAAAGGCTTGTGTGACCGAAAAACCGGCCATTCGCGTCCTGCCCCGTGAGATTGCCCTGGGTAAACCGGGGGCCCACTATGTCAAAGGGTGGGACAAAAAAGATCAGCAGCGTGTCAAGGAACGCGTCGGCAAGGATGTCACCACCCATGACAAGCGCAGTGCCAAGAATCCCATGGATTACCTGAACAAGGGAGTGGAGTACTGA